In Arthrobacter sp. MN05-02, one genomic interval encodes:
- a CDS encoding urea carboxylase, translating into MTQTTDAPATTATTAGARAHARDQHGRTADTMRHVPVSTAPSRVTAALPDGAAGRLVWSETLAFGRYTTLQLARGTRLRLTDTGDACVHTLLYRAGAPHERFNAADTVKVPWQAYPGTGHPLLSDAGRVLATIVEDTSGHHDALTGATTLAGNTTRYGAGTAHSASPAARELLTLGALKNGLGPRDVAPSLTLFKGIHVDADGGIRFTGGAGAGAHIDLLLQVDAVVVLANTAHPLDPRAGFTGTAVDLAAWRAPEDLAALAAGSLVGPLAPEHLQALDNTEHDLAARSTR; encoded by the coding sequence ATGACACAGACCACCGACGCCCCGGCCACCACGGCCACCACGGCCGGAGCCCGCGCGCACGCAAGGGACCAGCACGGCCGCACCGCGGACACCATGCGCCACGTCCCGGTGTCCACCGCCCCCTCCCGGGTGACGGCCGCACTGCCCGACGGCGCCGCCGGCCGCCTGGTCTGGTCCGAGACGCTGGCCTTCGGCCGCTACACCACCCTGCAGCTGGCCCGCGGGACCCGCCTGCGGCTCACCGACACGGGCGACGCCTGCGTGCACACCCTCCTGTACCGGGCCGGAGCGCCGCACGAACGCTTCAATGCCGCCGACACCGTCAAGGTGCCGTGGCAGGCCTACCCCGGGACCGGGCACCCCCTCCTGTCCGACGCCGGGCGCGTGCTGGCCACGATCGTCGAGGACACCTCGGGCCACCACGACGCCCTGACCGGTGCCACCACCCTGGCGGGCAACACCACTCGGTACGGAGCCGGGACGGCGCACAGCGCCTCACCGGCAGCACGCGAGCTGCTGACCCTCGGGGCACTGAAGAACGGCCTCGGTCCCCGGGACGTCGCCCCGTCGCTCACCCTCTTCAAGGGCATCCACGTCGACGCCGACGGTGGCATCCGCTTCACCGGCGGCGCCGGCGCCGGCGCCCACATCGACCTGCTGCTGCAGGTGGACGCCGTCGTCGTGCTGGCCAACACCGCACATCCCCTGGACCCGCGCGCCGGGTTCACGGGCACCGCCGTCGACCTCGCCGCCTGGCGGGCTCCCGAGGACCTCGCCGCACTGGCCGCAGGCAGCCTGGTCGGACCGCTGGCGCCCGAACACCTGCAGGCACTGGACAACACCGAGCACGACCTCGCCGCAAGGAGCACCCGATGA
- a CDS encoding putative amino-acid permease has translation MTIPTATPTDDADLTALGYEPSLHRKLGRYASFAAGFSFVSILTTIFQLFAFGYSFAGPAFFWTWPIVLVGQLLVALNFAELAARYPLSGAVYQWARRVGGETVGWFAGWFMAIAQVVTAAAAAIALQVVLPQLWSGFQLVGGDPALNTVTGAANAVVLGAILLVATTVINAMGVRLMAHVNSVGVTCEIVGVIAVVLALITAAQRGPDVVMDTTVLQGSDLGAVGAFLVSGLMAAYVMVGFNSAGELSEENRDPRRTAPRTIISALAISGVGGALMIITALMAAPSLDDGRLATEGLPYVLTAVLGTFWGKVLLVDVAIAIFVCTLAIQTAGSRLVFSMARDGTLPASSLLSTVHPRRGTPMWPSIFIGALAVGVLAINVGNAALFTTLTSVCIVMVYIAYLLVTVPQLINRLRGDWDRVGQTMPAGLFSLGRWGLPVNVLAVLYGAVMVVNLAWPRPEVYDPAGENGILLYSAPLMVAVVLLGGLWIRRSIAARAS, from the coding sequence ATGACGATTCCCACCGCGACCCCCACGGACGACGCAGACCTCACCGCCCTCGGCTACGAGCCCTCCCTGCACCGCAAGCTCGGCCGCTACGCGTCCTTCGCGGCAGGCTTCTCCTTCGTCTCCATCCTCACCACGATCTTCCAGCTCTTCGCCTTCGGGTACTCGTTCGCCGGCCCCGCGTTCTTCTGGACCTGGCCGATCGTCCTCGTAGGCCAGCTGCTCGTCGCCCTGAACTTCGCCGAACTCGCCGCCCGCTATCCGCTGTCCGGCGCGGTCTACCAGTGGGCACGGCGCGTGGGCGGTGAGACGGTGGGCTGGTTCGCCGGCTGGTTCATGGCGATCGCCCAGGTGGTCACGGCAGCCGCCGCGGCCATCGCCCTGCAGGTGGTGCTGCCCCAGCTCTGGAGCGGATTCCAGCTCGTCGGCGGCGACCCCGCCCTCAACACCGTCACGGGCGCGGCGAACGCCGTCGTCCTGGGTGCCATCCTGCTGGTGGCCACCACCGTCATCAACGCGATGGGCGTCCGGCTCATGGCCCACGTCAACTCGGTCGGCGTGACCTGCGAGATCGTCGGCGTCATCGCCGTCGTCCTCGCCCTGATCACCGCGGCGCAGCGCGGGCCCGACGTCGTGATGGACACCACGGTGCTGCAGGGCTCGGACCTCGGCGCCGTGGGGGCGTTCCTCGTCTCCGGCCTCATGGCCGCGTACGTCATGGTGGGCTTCAACTCCGCCGGCGAACTCTCGGAGGAGAACCGGGACCCGCGGCGCACCGCACCCCGGACCATCATCTCGGCACTGGCGATCTCGGGGGTCGGCGGGGCCCTCATGATCATCACGGCCCTCATGGCGGCGCCGAGCCTCGACGACGGCCGGCTGGCCACCGAGGGACTCCCCTACGTCCTGACGGCGGTCCTCGGCACCTTCTGGGGCAAGGTCCTGCTCGTCGACGTCGCCATCGCCATCTTCGTCTGCACCCTCGCCATCCAGACCGCCGGCTCGCGCCTGGTGTTCTCGATGGCACGCGACGGCACGCTCCCCGCCTCGTCGCTGCTCTCCACCGTCCACCCCCGCCGTGGCACGCCCATGTGGCCGTCCATCTTCATCGGCGCCCTCGCCGTCGGCGTCCTGGCCATCAACGTCGGCAACGCGGCCCTCTTCACCACGCTCACCAGCGTCTGCATCGTCATGGTGTACATCGCCTACCTGCTGGTCACCGTCCCGCAGCTGATCAACCGGCTGCGCGGCGACTGGGACCGCGTCGGGCAGACGATGCCCGCGGGCCTGTTCTCCCTGGGCCGCTGGGGCCTGCCGGTGAACGTGCTCGCCGTCCTCTACGGCGCCGTCATGGTGGTCAACCTCGCCTGGCCCCGCCCGGAGGTCTACGACCCCGCCGGCGAGAACGGGATCCTCCTCTACTCCGCCCCGCTCATGGTCGCCGTCGTGCTGCTCGGAGGTCTGTGGATCCGCCGGAGCATCGCAGCCAGGGCCTCCTAG
- a CDS encoding TetR family transcriptional regulator, whose product MTLIGPGRPRTRQSTRPGATAREEILDAAAELFTTQGYATTSTRAIADAVGIRQSSLYHHFATKDDILEDLLAGTVADGLAFARAVAATDDATDGVPPASRLHAVAFFDGTQLCGGRWNIGVLYHLPEARGERFQAFLADREELRRLYRRLGAAAVPAPLWPEDPGHHGELAFRLVESLVSLRADGQVTPGSPLQVADAAMVLCGAGSDLGTIREQSLALIARLGRVVPAP is encoded by the coding sequence GTGACCCTCATCGGACCGGGACGTCCCCGCACGCGACAATCGACCCGACCAGGAGCCACGGCCCGCGAGGAGATCCTCGACGCGGCAGCCGAACTCTTCACCACCCAGGGCTACGCCACCACCTCCACGCGGGCCATCGCCGACGCCGTCGGGATCCGCCAGTCCTCGCTCTACCACCACTTCGCCACGAAGGACGACATCCTCGAGGACCTGCTGGCCGGGACGGTCGCGGACGGGCTGGCGTTCGCCCGGGCAGTGGCCGCCACGGACGACGCGACGGACGGAGTGCCTCCCGCCTCACGGCTCCACGCGGTGGCATTCTTCGACGGAACGCAGCTGTGCGGCGGACGCTGGAACATCGGGGTCCTCTACCACCTGCCGGAGGCGCGGGGCGAGCGCTTCCAGGCGTTCCTGGCGGATCGGGAGGAGCTGCGGCGCCTGTACCGGCGGCTGGGAGCGGCCGCCGTGCCAGCGCCCCTGTGGCCCGAGGATCCCGGGCACCACGGAGAGCTGGCCTTCCGCCTCGTCGAATCCCTCGTGAGCCTCCGGGCGGACGGTCAGGTGACCCCGGGGTCACCGCTGCAGGTAGCCGACGCCGCCATGGTGCTGTGCGGTGCCGGCAGCGATCTCGGGACGATCCGGGAGCAGAGCCTCGCCCTCATCGCGCGGCTCGGGCGCGTGGTGCCGGCGCCCTAG
- a CDS encoding epimerase, which translates to MKVLITGAHGKVGRAVTQAMIAAGHEVRTTDLTRPGYERKPEGTPKYTMADLTDAGQAYAVVHGAEAVVHVAAIPEPTGHPPHVVFQTNLMATFNVLEAAIRFGVKRFVYISSETVPGFFFPERDFLPDYAPVDEEHPIHPQDPYALSKHFGEQLMDAAVARSDIRCISIRPCWVQYEGNYETNLGPQVRDTSVLSPNLWSYIDAYDLADAIVLATGSELPGHEVFYIASPDNVGGHDFAESLAKYYGDAIELRELDRKDASGISSAKAQRMLGWIPKRSWRDYLDTDGKALAS; encoded by the coding sequence ATGAAGGTCCTCATCACCGGTGCCCACGGAAAGGTGGGCCGCGCCGTGACGCAGGCGATGATCGCCGCCGGCCACGAGGTCAGGACCACCGACCTGACGCGCCCCGGGTACGAACGGAAGCCCGAAGGCACGCCGAAGTACACGATGGCGGACCTCACCGACGCCGGCCAGGCGTACGCCGTCGTCCATGGGGCGGAGGCCGTGGTGCACGTCGCCGCGATCCCCGAGCCGACCGGCCACCCACCGCACGTCGTCTTCCAGACCAACCTCATGGCCACCTTCAACGTGCTCGAGGCGGCCATCCGGTTCGGCGTCAAGCGCTTCGTCTACATCTCGAGCGAGACCGTGCCCGGATTCTTCTTCCCGGAGCGGGACTTCCTGCCCGACTACGCTCCCGTCGACGAGGAGCACCCGATCCACCCGCAGGACCCGTACGCCCTCTCCAAGCACTTCGGCGAGCAGCTGATGGACGCCGCCGTCGCGCGGTCGGACATCCGCTGCATCTCCATCCGGCCCTGCTGGGTGCAGTACGAGGGGAACTACGAGACCAACCTCGGTCCGCAGGTGCGCGACACCTCGGTGCTGAGCCCCAACCTGTGGAGCTACATCGACGCCTACGACCTCGCCGACGCCATCGTGCTCGCGACCGGATCCGAACTTCCCGGCCACGAGGTCTTCTACATCGCATCGCCGGACAACGTCGGCGGGCACGACTTCGCCGAGTCGCTCGCGAAGTACTACGGTGACGCCATCGAGCTGCGCGAGCTGGACCGGAAGGACGCCTCGGGCATCTCCAGCGCGAAGGCGCAGAGGATGCTCGGCTGGATTCCGAAGCGGTCCTGGCGCGACTATCTCGACACGGACGGAAAGGCGCTCGCATCCTAG
- a CDS encoding GntR family transcriptional regulator: MAPTTAFQAHVYRSLPETERSGAIVNRISKAISLGLLKVGERLPPETALSEMFGVAPSTLREALSDLRQQGIVATRRGRSGGTFILRQPFTSEEAMRTWFQETSIAEIRDVGDEHAAIAAATVRLACERAEPHEVGRLLELARGLVLSDTPEARARADSRFHIELAVLAQSPRLTNAEIRLQAEIVQALWAPLPSTRDPERVAAEHLALARAIADDASEHAQRLVLEHIRHDIHHLVDTKLSLGYPTSRQERP; the protein is encoded by the coding sequence TTGGCCCCCACCACCGCTTTCCAGGCCCATGTCTACCGATCGCTGCCGGAGACCGAGCGCTCCGGAGCCATCGTGAACAGGATCTCCAAGGCGATCTCCCTGGGACTGCTGAAGGTCGGCGAACGGCTTCCCCCGGAGACCGCCCTGTCGGAGATGTTCGGCGTGGCACCGTCCACTCTCCGGGAAGCACTGTCCGACCTCCGGCAGCAGGGCATCGTCGCCACCCGCCGGGGACGCAGCGGTGGGACGTTCATCCTCCGGCAGCCCTTCACCTCCGAGGAGGCGATGAGGACGTGGTTCCAGGAGACCTCCATCGCCGAGATCCGTGATGTCGGCGACGAGCACGCGGCGATCGCCGCCGCGACCGTGAGACTCGCCTGCGAACGTGCCGAACCCCACGAGGTGGGCAGGCTCCTGGAACTCGCCCGGGGTCTCGTCCTGTCGGACACACCGGAAGCGCGGGCACGTGCCGACAGCCGGTTCCACATCGAGCTGGCGGTCCTGGCGCAGTCGCCGCGGCTGACGAACGCGGAGATCCGGCTGCAGGCCGAGATCGTCCAGGCCCTGTGGGCGCCCCTGCCGTCGACCCGCGATCCGGAGCGGGTCGCGGCCGAGCACCTCGCACTGGCCCGGGCCATCGCGGACGATGCATCCGAGCACGCCCAGCGACTGGTGCTGGAGCACATCCGGCACGACATCCATCATCTGGTGGACACCAAACTGTCCCTCGGGTATCCCACGAGCCGGCAGGAGCGCCCATGA
- a CDS encoding amino acid permease: MRVESTEPPSESIADQDAEHLASLGYSYERQFKREMTFWGNVSLGFTYLSPVVAVYSLFAASLGVAGPPMFWSLVIVGIGQLLVATVFGEVVAAYPVAGGVYPWSRRLWGRKWGWMNGWVYLVALLTTIASVAYGAGPFLSTLVGMANTVDSVIISGLVVIALATVLNLGGTRVLNTVAMIGLLAELGGALAVGSWLLLTARHHDLGVLFQSFGAGEGSNYFVAFAAAGLIGIFQYYGFEACGDVAEEVPNPGRTIPKAMRMTIYIGGFAAMFVCLSLILAVPDFAAVISGADTDPVGNILLAAFGPIGFKVVLAVVLVSFLSCVLSLQAATSRLAYSMARDGILPASRLLSTFSETRHVPPYALLLAGLVPAVIVIGSKVSSDALTVIISFAAMGMYMGFQMVVLASLRARLLGWKPNGAFQLGAWGIPVNIAALVWGVLGMVNMAWPRTPEDGWFANYVVLISAVTVVVLGLIYMAWKKPYLKGDAPAADAVPSAPSALSADRVAVPAAAPKGRG, encoded by the coding sequence ATGCGTGTAGAAAGTACGGAACCGCCCAGCGAGTCGATCGCCGACCAGGACGCTGAGCACCTCGCCAGCCTCGGCTACTCCTACGAGCGGCAGTTCAAGCGGGAGATGACGTTCTGGGGGAACGTCTCGCTGGGGTTCACCTACCTGTCGCCGGTCGTCGCCGTGTACTCGCTGTTCGCGGCGTCGCTGGGTGTCGCCGGACCGCCGATGTTCTGGTCCCTCGTGATCGTCGGCATCGGACAGCTCCTCGTCGCCACGGTCTTCGGGGAGGTCGTCGCGGCATACCCGGTGGCCGGCGGGGTCTACCCCTGGTCCCGGAGGCTGTGGGGCCGCAAATGGGGCTGGATGAACGGCTGGGTCTACCTGGTGGCGCTCCTGACCACCATCGCCAGCGTCGCCTACGGGGCAGGGCCCTTCCTCAGCACCCTCGTGGGGATGGCGAACACCGTCGATTCCGTCATCATCTCGGGCCTCGTGGTCATCGCGCTGGCCACCGTCCTGAACCTCGGTGGAACCAGGGTCCTGAACACCGTGGCGATGATCGGCCTCCTGGCGGAACTCGGCGGCGCACTGGCCGTGGGGAGCTGGCTGCTGCTGACGGCCCGCCACCATGACCTCGGCGTCCTGTTCCAGTCCTTCGGAGCAGGGGAGGGCAGCAACTACTTCGTGGCGTTCGCTGCCGCAGGCCTGATCGGCATCTTCCAGTACTACGGCTTCGAAGCCTGCGGCGACGTGGCGGAGGAAGTCCCCAACCCCGGCCGCACCATCCCCAAGGCCATGAGGATGACCATCTACATCGGTGGCTTCGCCGCGATGTTCGTCTGCCTGTCCCTGATCCTCGCCGTCCCCGACTTCGCCGCCGTGATCTCCGGCGCCGATACGGACCCCGTCGGCAACATCCTCCTCGCCGCCTTCGGGCCGATCGGTTTCAAGGTCGTCCTCGCCGTCGTCCTGGTCTCCTTCCTCTCCTGCGTGCTGAGCCTGCAGGCCGCCACCTCACGTCTTGCCTACTCGATGGCCCGCGACGGAATCCTCCCGGCCAGCAGGCTGCTGAGCACCTTCAGCGAGACGCGCCACGTCCCCCCGTACGCCCTGCTCCTCGCCGGACTGGTACCCGCCGTCATCGTCATCGGCTCGAAGGTCTCCAGCGACGCCCTGACCGTGATCATCTCCTTCGCGGCCATGGGCATGTACATGGGGTTCCAGATGGTGGTCCTCGCCTCGCTGCGGGCGCGCCTTCTCGGCTGGAAGCCCAACGGTGCCTTCCAGCTCGGCGCCTGGGGCATCCCCGTGAACATCGCGGCCCTCGTCTGGGGCGTGCTCGGCATGGTGAACATGGCCTGGCCCCGGACTCCCGAGGACGGCTGGTTCGCCAACTACGTGGTCCTGATCTCCGCGGTCACCGTCGTCGTGCTCGGCCTCATCTACATGGCGTGGAAGAAGCCGTACCTCAAGGGCGACGCTCCGGCAGCCGATGCCGTGCCGTCCGCCCCGTCCGCCCTGTCCGCCGACCGCGTCGCCGTCCCGGCGGCCGCGCCGAAAGGCCGGGGGTGA
- a CDS encoding ferredoxin--NADP(+) reductase — MSEAQNGALRLKVDRIEAVTPEINRYTFSAADGSWLPPFSGGSHVRVLIEFDGETRRNAYSLMSSPYDTSRYQIAVRRVDEGKLGSVTMHRNVREGDILSVTTPANLFPLSKHARHHVFIAGGVGVTPIYSQLDELSVKGGSFELHLAVRGPEHAAFGHELQELYGDRVRLYGAGEGSRLNASEILAGRPLGTHAYVCGPSRMVDDVIGAAHAHGWTDSNIHFERFEDLGSTGDPFSVTLARSGAVIDVSPEQSLLEAVEEAGHKLPYLCRGGACGECETEVLEIEGTLDHRDDWLSDSDRCTNKLIMPCVSRATCTKLVINA, encoded by the coding sequence ATGAGCGAGGCACAGAACGGGGCCCTGCGGCTGAAGGTCGACCGCATCGAAGCGGTGACCCCGGAGATCAACCGGTACACCTTCTCGGCGGCGGACGGATCGTGGCTCCCGCCCTTCTCCGGGGGGAGCCACGTCAGGGTCCTCATCGAGTTCGACGGCGAGACACGGCGCAACGCCTACTCGCTCATGAGTTCGCCCTACGACACGAGCCGCTACCAGATTGCTGTCCGCCGCGTCGATGAGGGCAAGCTCGGCTCGGTCACGATGCATCGGAACGTCCGCGAGGGCGACATCCTGTCCGTCACCACGCCGGCCAACCTCTTCCCCCTGTCCAAGCACGCCCGGCACCATGTCTTCATCGCCGGTGGTGTCGGGGTCACCCCGATCTACTCGCAGCTCGACGAACTGAGCGTCAAGGGTGGCTCCTTCGAACTGCACCTGGCTGTGCGCGGCCCCGAGCACGCCGCCTTCGGCCACGAACTGCAGGAACTCTACGGAGACAGGGTCCGGCTGTACGGCGCAGGTGAGGGGTCCCGGCTGAATGCGTCCGAGATCCTCGCCGGCCGCCCGCTCGGCACCCACGCCTACGTCTGCGGGCCCTCCCGCATGGTCGACGACGTCATCGGGGCGGCCCACGCCCACGGCTGGACCGACTCGAACATCCACTTCGAGCGGTTCGAGGACCTCGGGTCCACCGGCGATCCCTTCTCCGTCACGCTGGCCCGGTCCGGAGCGGTGATCGACGTGTCCCCCGAGCAGTCGCTGCTGGAGGCGGTCGAGGAGGCCGGCCACAAGCTGCCCTACCTCTGCCGGGGCGGCGCCTGCGGCGAATGCGAGACCGAGGTCCTGGAGATCGAAGGGACTCTCGACCACCGGGACGACTGGCTCTCGGATTCGGACCGCTGCACGAACAAGCTCATCATGCCCTGCGTCTCGCGGGCCACCTGCACGAAACTCGTCATCAATGCTTAA
- a CDS encoding hypothetical protein (possible pseudo due to frameshift), with protein sequence MPGEMVYLRIELQPLHRLPRSNAIVFPVRTYLVSLAELVEHAPDWAKRMHRALASLDPELVDYKGFHRYHAAAVEWLSQHDDGAPLATGYPWIEGGIQPGDS encoded by the coding sequence ATGCCGGGGGAGATGGTGTACCTGCGGATCGAACTGCAGCCACTGCACCGCCTGCCCCGGTCCAACGCCATCGTGTTCCCGGTCCGTACGTATCTGGTCAGCCTGGCCGAACTGGTGGAGCATGCTCCGGACTGGGCGAAGCGGATGCACCGGGCGCTCGCCTCGCTGGACCCCGAGCTCGTCGACTACAAGGGCTTCCACCGCTACCACGCGGCCGCCGTCGAGTGGCTCTCCCAGCACGACGACGGTGCCCCCCTCGCCACGGGCTACCCCTGGATCGAGGGCGGCATTCAGCCCGGCGACAGCTGA
- a CDS encoding beta-galactosidase — MSNPTSHRWLRWPSEPNRRRMAFGADYNPEQWPRETWDEDVRLMREAGVNVVSLAIFSWARLQPERDTWNFAWLDEVIDLLHANGIAVDLATATASPPPWLATEHPEILPVTQDGGTLWPGARQHWRPTSPVFREHALKLVAAMAERYKDHPAVCAWHISNELGCHNIYDYSDDAARAFRTWLTDRYESIDALNDAWGTDFWSQRYTRFEQILPPRQAASHPNPTQQLDFKRFSSDALKQYLRAERDILRSITPEIPITTNFMVMGETKGMDYADWAAELDFVANDHYFVPGPQAVDELSFSANLTGNIAGGKPWFLMEHSTSAVNWQPVNTPKKSGALRRDSLTHVAHGADAVCFFQWRQSKAGAEKFHSAMVPHAGEDSPIFRDVVALGRELGELSDVVGSRRSAAPAAILFDWDSWWACEQDSHPSDRLRYKQEALDWYSAFLALGIRADVVPAATDLAGYGLVVAPILHTVPAALKARLEEYVGNGGHLVASYFSGITDENDHIWLGGYPGALADLLGVRIDEFGPLLDGDEVHLDNGTTATLWADRVLPRADGVEVLTRYTTGEHAGDAAVTRNAVSSEPGSGSAAYVGARLGAAGLAPVLADLAARAGITSELPAELRGAVEQVLRAGDDADYVFLINRTDEPVDITGVDGDTLTGEESKLAPRSVAVLTRKVSRTT; from the coding sequence GTGTCCAACCCCACGTCCCACCGCTGGCTGCGCTGGCCGTCCGAGCCGAACCGCCGGCGCATGGCCTTCGGCGCCGACTACAACCCCGAGCAGTGGCCGCGCGAGACGTGGGACGAGGACGTGCGCCTCATGCGCGAGGCCGGCGTCAACGTGGTGTCGCTCGCGATCTTCTCCTGGGCGCGCCTGCAGCCCGAGCGGGACACCTGGAACTTCGCGTGGCTGGACGAGGTCATCGACCTCCTGCACGCCAACGGCATCGCGGTCGACCTCGCCACCGCGACCGCCTCCCCGCCGCCGTGGCTCGCCACCGAGCACCCCGAGATCCTCCCGGTCACCCAGGACGGCGGCACCCTCTGGCCCGGTGCGCGCCAGCACTGGCGCCCCACCAGCCCCGTCTTCCGCGAGCACGCCCTGAAGCTCGTCGCCGCGATGGCCGAGCGGTACAAGGACCACCCCGCCGTGTGCGCCTGGCACATCTCCAACGAGCTCGGCTGCCACAACATCTACGACTACTCCGACGACGCCGCCCGCGCCTTCCGCACCTGGCTCACCGACCGCTACGAAAGCATCGACGCCCTCAACGACGCCTGGGGCACCGACTTCTGGTCCCAGCGCTACACGCGCTTCGAGCAGATCCTGCCCCCGCGCCAGGCCGCCTCGCACCCCAACCCCACGCAGCAGCTGGACTTCAAGCGCTTCTCCTCCGACGCCCTCAAGCAGTACCTGCGCGCCGAGCGAGACATCCTGCGCAGCATCACCCCGGAGATCCCCATCACCACCAACTTCATGGTCATGGGCGAGACCAAGGGCATGGACTACGCCGACTGGGCCGCCGAGCTGGACTTCGTCGCCAACGACCACTACTTCGTGCCCGGCCCGCAGGCCGTCGACGAGCTCTCCTTCTCCGCGAACCTCACCGGCAACATCGCCGGCGGCAAGCCGTGGTTCCTCATGGAGCACTCCACGAGCGCGGTGAACTGGCAGCCCGTCAACACCCCGAAGAAGTCAGGCGCCCTGCGGCGGGACTCCCTCACCCACGTGGCCCACGGCGCGGATGCCGTCTGCTTCTTCCAGTGGCGGCAGTCCAAGGCCGGCGCCGAGAAGTTCCACTCCGCGATGGTCCCCCACGCCGGCGAGGACAGCCCGATCTTCCGCGACGTCGTCGCCCTCGGCCGCGAACTCGGCGAACTCTCGGACGTCGTCGGGTCCCGCCGCAGCGCAGCCCCCGCCGCCATCCTGTTCGACTGGGATTCCTGGTGGGCCTGCGAGCAGGACTCCCACCCGTCCGACCGCCTGCGCTACAAGCAGGAGGCCCTGGACTGGTACTCGGCGTTCCTGGCCCTCGGCATCCGCGCCGACGTCGTCCCCGCCGCGACCGACCTCGCCGGCTACGGCCTCGTCGTCGCGCCCATCCTGCACACCGTCCCGGCCGCGCTGAAGGCACGCCTCGAGGAGTACGTGGGCAACGGCGGGCACCTCGTGGCGAGCTACTTCAGCGGCATCACCGACGAGAACGACCACATCTGGCTCGGCGGCTACCCCGGAGCCCTCGCGGACCTGCTCGGCGTGCGCATCGACGAGTTCGGCCCCCTGCTCGACGGCGACGAGGTGCACCTGGACAACGGCACCACCGCGACGCTCTGGGCCGACCGCGTCCTGCCGCGCGCCGACGGCGTCGAGGTCCTCACCCGGTACACGACCGGTGAGCACGCCGGGGATGCGGCCGTGACGCGCAACGCCGTCTCCTCCGAACCGGGTTCCGGCAGTGCCGCCTACGTCGGTGCGCGCCTCGGTGCCGCGGGACTGGCGCCCGTCCTCGCGGACCTCGCCGCCCGCGCAGGGATCACCAGCGAGCTGCCCGCCGAGCTGCGCGGCGCCGTCGAGCAGGTGCTGCGCGCCGGTGACGACGCCGACTACGTCTTCCTCATCAACCGCACCGACGAGCCGGTGGACATCACCGGCGTCGACGGCGACACCCTCACGGGCGAGGAGTCCAAGCTGGCTCCCCGCTCCGTCGCCGTCCTCACGAGGAAGGTCTCGCGCACCACCTAG